The following proteins are co-located in the Desulfoscipio sp. XC116 genome:
- a CDS encoding ribonuclease HII, which translates to MLNISSIKICELKEIIKDDNKLDEDMLLALADDTRPGVQKIYNKLMNDRNKKIRELERLKEIHKYEESCCFKGYKLIAGVDEAGRGPLAGPVAAGAVILPDDIEICGVNDSKQLSNKKRKQLAGQIKEAALCWSIGLATEEEIEKLNIRNATHLAMARAVNKLKIKPDILLVDGFLIPDLEIEQQAIVGGDGKSVSIAAASILAKVERDRIMDKYHATYPEYGFDKHKGYGTKQHFEAIMRYGPCPIHRKDFEPVKSFIANRNSLFKDWF; encoded by the coding sequence TATATCAAGTATAAAAATTTGCGAGCTAAAAGAAATAATCAAGGACGATAATAAATTAGACGAAGATATGTTATTAGCCCTTGCCGACGACACTCGCCCGGGAGTACAAAAGATATATAATAAATTAATGAATGATAGGAATAAAAAAATAAGGGAACTGGAACGTCTTAAAGAAATACATAAATACGAGGAAAGTTGTTGCTTCAAAGGATATAAGTTAATCGCCGGGGTGGATGAAGCCGGGCGTGGTCCCCTTGCGGGACCGGTTGCGGCCGGAGCGGTTATCTTGCCGGATGATATTGAAATATGCGGCGTTAATGATTCTAAACAGTTATCCAATAAGAAAAGAAAGCAATTAGCCGGACAGATAAAAGAAGCCGCTCTATGCTGGAGCATCGGGTTGGCAACAGAAGAAGAAATTGAAAAGCTAAATATACGCAACGCCACCCACCTAGCCATGGCGCGCGCTGTTAACAAACTTAAAATAAAGCCGGACATCTTGCTTGTAGACGGTTTCCTTATTCCCGATTTAGAAATAGAACAGCAGGCTATAGTAGGTGGCGATGGAAAAAGCGTATCAATCGCAGCCGCGTCCATATTGGCCAAGGTCGAACGGGATAGAATCATGGATAAATACCATGCAACATACCCGGAGTACGGGTTCGACAAGCATAAAGGCTACGGTACCAAGCAGCATTTTGAGGCAATAATGAGGTATGGCCCCTGTCCGATACACAGAAAGGATTTTGAGCCCGTTAAAAGTTTTATAGCCAACCGGAACAGTTTGTTTAAAGATTGGTTCTAG
- the tyrS gene encoding tyrosine--tRNA ligase, producing MQIYDELKARGLIAQVTNEEEIKELINNGKATFYIGFDPTADSLHVGHFMALCLMRRLQMAGNKPVVLLGGGTGFIGDPSGRTDLRSMMTPETIRRNCECFKKQMERFIEFGAGKAIMVNNADWLLKLNYIELLREVGTHFSVNNMLRAECYKQRMEKGLSFLEFNYMIMQSYDFYYLYRNYGCNMQFGGDDQWSNMLGGTELIRRKLGKDAYAMTITLLMNSEGNKMGKTAKGAVWLDPDKTSPFEFFQYWRNIDDADVLKCIRMLTFLPLEEIDAMDKWEGSQLNEAKEILACELTKLVHGAEEAQKAKDTSHALFAGGTDDLNMPTTEIAAEQLLNGVISMVDLMVVCGITASKSEARRLIKQGGVSINDVKVESIDCHITSEQLRNGVKIRKGKKTYHKALMK from the coding sequence ATGCAAATTTATGATGAACTGAAAGCTCGTGGCTTGATTGCCCAGGTTACCAATGAAGAAGAAATTAAAGAACTTATTAATAATGGCAAAGCAACATTTTATATTGGATTTGATCCAACTGCGGATTCGTTGCATGTCGGCCATTTTATGGCACTATGCCTTATGAGACGTCTGCAGATGGCGGGAAACAAACCTGTAGTCCTCTTAGGCGGTGGAACCGGCTTTATCGGTGACCCATCCGGCCGCACCGATTTGCGTTCTATGATGACACCTGAAACAATCCGGCGTAACTGCGAATGCTTTAAGAAACAGATGGAAAGGTTCATCGAATTCGGTGCCGGTAAGGCAATCATGGTTAACAATGCGGACTGGCTCTTAAAGCTAAATTACATTGAATTACTTCGTGAAGTAGGAACTCACTTTTCTGTAAATAACATGTTGCGCGCGGAATGTTATAAGCAGAGAATGGAAAAGGGACTGTCCTTTTTAGAGTTCAATTATATGATTATGCAGTCCTACGATTTTTATTATCTGTATCGGAATTACGGATGCAATATGCAGTTTGGTGGTGACGACCAGTGGTCTAATATGTTGGGCGGCACTGAACTGATTCGACGCAAGTTGGGCAAGGACGCCTATGCTATGACCATAACACTGCTAATGAATTCCGAAGGTAATAAGATGGGGAAGACTGCAAAGGGCGCTGTCTGGCTTGACCCCGACAAAACCTCGCCTTTTGAATTCTTCCAGTATTGGCGTAATATTGATGATGCTGATGTCCTGAAGTGCATACGTATGCTTACCTTCTTGCCCCTGGAAGAGATTGACGCCATGGACAAATGGGAAGGCAGTCAGTTGAACGAAGCTAAGGAAATCCTGGCCTGTGAACTGACTAAACTGGTTCACGGTGCAGAAGAAGCCCAAAAGGCAAAAGATACTTCTCACGCCCTTTTCGCAGGCGGCACGGATGATTTAAATATGCCAACTACTGAAATTGCGGCTGAGCAGCTGCTCAATGGTGTCATCAGTATGGTGGATTTGATGGTGGTATGTGGTATAACTGCTTCCAAGAGTGAAGCAAGACGTCTGATTAAACAGGGTGGTGTCTCTATTAATGATGTTAAAGTTGAATCCATTGATTGCCATATCACTTCAGAACAATTGAGAAACGGCGTTAAAATACGTAAAGGAAAGAAAACTTACCATAAGGCTTTGATGAAGTAA